From the genome of Vibrio navarrensis, one region includes:
- the emrD gene encoding multidrug efflux MFS transporter EmrD produces MSASFPLVKLTFLIAILTAVGQMTQTMYVPSIGYMADEFLVSPAALQAVMACYLIPYGLSQFFYGPLSDRIGRKPVIIIGLVIYILGTLVTLFAKQYEWFLAGSFIQGLGIGCGGAMSRTLTRDCFEGAELHRANSLISMCVIFSPLLAPVLGGYLTETFSWRSSYLFLALFAIAVIITMMTSMMETLPKEKRKVESVARSYRYVLSNPRFQGYLLCLVATFAGVAVFEAAAGVLLGGVLDLPATTVSILFVLPIPGYLIGAGLSSYIAQRRSQKRALNVGLVAILLGAAIVLIPGVFGQTTALTLVGGATIYFLGAGILFPAATTGALAPFPYHAGTGGAILGGMQNLGAGIATLIASLFSAQDQLPLGCLMLAMSILAMLGLRLVFRKPDSSNEMPLAI; encoded by the coding sequence ATGTCCGCGTCATTTCCATTAGTCAAACTTACCTTTTTAATCGCTATACTGACGGCTGTCGGTCAAATGACACAAACCATGTACGTGCCTTCGATTGGTTACATGGCCGACGAATTCCTCGTTTCACCAGCTGCTTTGCAGGCGGTCATGGCCTGCTATCTGATCCCATATGGCTTATCGCAGTTTTTCTACGGGCCGCTGTCTGATCGCATTGGTCGTAAACCGGTCATCATCATCGGCTTGGTGATCTATATCCTTGGCACGCTTGTGACGCTGTTTGCCAAACAATATGAGTGGTTTTTGGCGGGTAGCTTTATTCAAGGCTTGGGCATTGGCTGCGGCGGAGCGATGTCACGCACCTTGACACGCGATTGCTTTGAAGGAGCAGAGCTGCACCGCGCCAACAGCCTGATTAGCATGTGCGTGATCTTTTCTCCCTTGTTGGCTCCGGTGCTGGGTGGCTACTTGACGGAAACCTTTAGTTGGCGTTCAAGTTACCTCTTCCTCGCCCTGTTTGCGATTGCTGTCATCATCACCATGATGACCAGCATGATGGAGACATTGCCAAAAGAGAAACGCAAAGTAGAGTCCGTCGCACGCAGTTACCGCTATGTGCTTTCCAACCCACGTTTCCAAGGCTATTTGCTCTGTTTGGTCGCGACCTTTGCTGGCGTGGCGGTCTTTGAAGCCGCAGCAGGCGTGCTGTTAGGCGGCGTGCTTGATCTACCAGCCACGACCGTCAGTATTTTGTTTGTCTTGCCCATTCCCGGTTATCTGATCGGTGCAGGCCTGTCGAGCTACATCGCTCAGCGCCGCTCGCAAAAACGTGCACTCAATGTGGGTTTGGTGGCGATTTTGCTTGGCGCGGCCATCGTTTTGATCCCTGGCGTGTTTGGTCAAACAACGGCACTCACGCTTGTTGGCGGCGCGACCATCTACTTTCTTGGCGCGGGCATTTTATTCCCAGCGGCAACTACTGGCGCATTGGCCCCTTTTCCTTACCATGCAGGGACGGGAGGCGCGATATTAGGCGGGATGCAAAACCTAGGAGCGGGCATTGCAACGCTCATCGCATCGCTGTTTTCAGCCCAAGATCAACTGCCGCTAGGCTGCTTGATGCTCGCCATGTCCATTCTTGCCATGCTTGGGCTGCGTTTGGTGTTTCGTAAACCTGATTCATCCAACGAAATGCCGCTGGCGATTTAA
- the speB gene encoding agmatinase codes for MNDLFTKTDYSLYSNSMSFVRRPYVKDPVAADADLVVFGAPLDMATSGRPGARMGPDAIRRASVNLAWEGKKFPWDFNLFKKVKVIDGGDLVFDCGDAEDFTYRMEAATSAILQSGKTMLALGGDHFITLPVLRAYAKHHGEMALIHFDAHTDTYANGSSYDHGTMFYHAPKEGLISPKHSVQVGIRTEYKQDGHGFNVINAMQANDMTVEEILADIRRIVADKPVYVTFDIDCLDPAFAPGTGTPVCGGLNSDKILKIIRGLKDVNIVGMDVVEVSPPYDQSDLTALAGATIALELIYAWAANKEFEEKF; via the coding sequence ATGAATGATTTGTTTACTAAAACTGATTATTCGCTTTACTCGAACTCAATGAGTTTCGTGCGTCGCCCGTATGTGAAAGATCCGGTCGCCGCAGACGCGGATCTGGTGGTGTTTGGTGCCCCACTGGATATGGCAACCTCTGGTCGCCCGGGTGCGCGTATGGGACCGGATGCGATTCGTCGTGCCTCTGTAAACCTCGCTTGGGAAGGCAAAAAGTTTCCTTGGGACTTTAACCTGTTCAAGAAAGTAAAAGTGATCGACGGCGGTGACTTGGTCTTTGACTGTGGTGATGCAGAAGACTTTACCTACCGTATGGAAGCCGCGACCTCAGCCATTTTGCAAAGCGGCAAAACCATGCTGGCGCTGGGTGGTGATCACTTCATCACACTACCAGTGCTGCGTGCTTATGCCAAACACCACGGTGAGATGGCACTGATCCACTTCGATGCGCACACCGACACCTATGCAAACGGCAGTAGCTACGACCACGGCACCATGTTCTACCATGCGCCGAAAGAAGGTTTGATCTCACCGAAGCACTCGGTACAAGTCGGTATTCGTACTGAATACAAACAAGACGGTCACGGCTTTAACGTCATCAACGCGATGCAAGCCAACGACATGACAGTCGAAGAGATTCTGGCCGACATTCGCCGCATCGTGGCAGATAAGCCAGTGTATGTGACGTTTGATATTGACTGTCTGGATCCGGCGTTTGCGCCCGGAACAGGTACACCTGTTTGTGGCGGTCTCAACTCCGATAAGATCCTCAAGATCATCCGTGGTTTGAAAGACGTCAACATCGTCGGCATGGACGTTGTGGAAGTCTCTCCGCCATACGATCAGAGCGACCTGACCGCATTAGCCGGAGCCACCATCGCGCTAGAGCTTATCTACGCATGGGCAGCGAACAAAGAGTTCGAAGAGAAGTTCTAA
- the speA gene encoding arginine decarboxylase, translated as MEQTSKLDRVRADYNVHYWSQGFYGIDDHGEMYVSPRSDNAHQIQLSKIVKALEERQLNVPVLVRFPQILHQRVHSICDAFNQAIEEYQYPNKYLLVYPIKVNQQREVVDEILASQAQLETKQLGLEAGSKPELLAVLAMAQQASSVIVCNGYKDREYIRLALIGEKLGHKVFIVLEKMSELDLVLREAKSLGVTPRLGIRIRLASQGTGKWQASGGEKSKFGLSASQVLNVITRLKQENQLDTLQLVHFHLGSQMANIRDVRNGVNESARFYCELRTLGANIKYFDVGGGLAIDYDGTRSQSSNSMNYGLVEYARNIVNTVGDVCKDYKQPMPVIISESGRSLTAHHAVLIANVIGTETYKPETVTEPDEDFPMLLNNMWRSWLNLHNGTDARALIEIYNDTQSDLAEVHSQFATGVLTLEHRAWAEQTSLRIYYELNRLMSNKNRFHRPILDELAERLADKFFVNFSLFQSLPDSWGIDQVFPVMPLSGLQNTADRRAVMLDITCDSDGAIDAYVDGQGIESTLPVPAWNADEPYLMGFFLVGAYQEILGDMHNLFGDTHSVVVNVGDQGEMNIDFVNEGDTVEDMMRYVHIDVDQIRKNYQSLVSLRVEAQEQQQILAELEQGLSGYTYLEDF; from the coding sequence GTGGAACAAACATCCAAACTAGACCGCGTTCGCGCAGATTACAACGTACATTACTGGAGCCAAGGCTTTTACGGCATTGACGATCATGGAGAAATGTACGTTTCACCTCGTAGTGACAATGCTCACCAGATTCAGTTAAGCAAAATCGTCAAAGCACTGGAAGAGCGTCAGCTCAATGTGCCGGTATTGGTTCGCTTTCCACAGATTCTGCATCAGCGTGTTCATTCGATCTGTGACGCGTTTAACCAGGCGATTGAGGAATATCAATACCCCAATAAATACTTGCTGGTTTACCCGATTAAAGTAAACCAACAGCGTGAAGTGGTGGATGAGATTCTAGCAAGCCAGGCACAACTTGAAACAAAACAGCTGGGCCTTGAAGCTGGTAGTAAACCAGAGCTACTCGCCGTGCTTGCCATGGCGCAACAAGCGAGTTCTGTGATCGTCTGCAATGGCTATAAAGACCGTGAGTACATTCGTTTAGCACTGATTGGCGAAAAACTGGGTCATAAAGTATTCATCGTGCTCGAGAAGATGTCGGAGCTGGACTTGGTACTGCGTGAAGCCAAAAGCCTTGGTGTGACCCCACGTCTAGGCATTCGCATCCGCCTTGCTTCTCAAGGTACGGGCAAATGGCAAGCGAGCGGCGGTGAAAAGTCAAAATTTGGCCTCTCTGCCTCGCAAGTGCTGAATGTGATCACCCGTTTGAAGCAAGAGAACCAGCTCGATACGCTGCAACTGGTTCACTTCCACCTTGGCTCACAAATGGCCAATATTCGCGATGTGCGTAATGGAGTGAACGAATCGGCGCGTTTTTACTGCGAACTGCGTACCCTTGGTGCGAACATTAAATATTTTGACGTAGGCGGTGGCTTGGCTATCGACTACGACGGCACGCGCAGTCAATCGTCCAACTCAATGAACTACGGCTTGGTCGAGTACGCACGTAACATCGTCAACACGGTCGGTGACGTGTGTAAAGATTACAAGCAGCCAATGCCCGTGATCATCTCTGAATCCGGTCGTTCATTAACAGCGCATCACGCAGTGTTGATTGCCAACGTCATCGGTACAGAGACCTACAAGCCAGAAACTGTGACCGAACCGGACGAAGATTTCCCAATGCTGCTCAACAACATGTGGCGCAGTTGGTTGAATCTGCACAACGGAACCGACGCACGTGCATTGATTGAGATTTACAACGACACCCAGAGCGATTTGGCTGAGGTGCATTCTCAGTTCGCCACAGGCGTGTTGACGCTTGAGCACCGTGCTTGGGCAGAGCAAACATCGCTGCGCATCTATTACGAGCTCAATCGTTTGATGAGCAACAAAAACCGTTTCCATCGCCCTATTTTGGACGAATTGGCCGAGCGTCTGGCAGACAAGTTCTTCGTCAACTTCTCGCTATTCCAGTCGCTGCCTGACTCTTGGGGTATCGATCAGGTTTTCCCGGTAATGCCTCTCTCTGGGCTGCAAAATACCGCAGACCGCCGCGCTGTAATGCTGGATATCACCTGCGATTCAGACGGTGCGATTGATGCGTACGTAGATGGTCAAGGTATCGAAAGTACCCTCCCCGTTCCAGCTTGGAACGCGGACGAACCTTATTTGATGGGCTTCTTCCTTGTGGGGGCTTACCAAGAAATTCTCGGTGACATGCATAACCTGTTTGGTGACACCCACAGTGTGGTGGTCAATGTCGGTGACCAAGGCGAAATGAATATTGATTTTGTCAACGAAGGTGACACCGTCGAAGACATGATGCGTTATGTGCATATTGATGTGGACCAGATCCGTAAGAACTACCAATCTCTGGTTTCACTTCGTGTTGAGGCCCAAGAGCAGCAACAAATCCTGGCAGAGCTGGAACAAGGTCTGTCTGGTTATACTTATTTAGAGGATTTCTAA
- a CDS encoding GNAT family N-acetyltransferase, which produces MTVTLRLLSEKDSNALLAFELENRQWFERFIAPREASMLSSDGILEHIEFCLEEYEEKRLLPMVVVDSQGEILGRINFHDVKFNQGQAALGYRFAKRACGKGLASEMIKEGIDTVREIGFRRLVAVAAVDNLASQRVLEKCGFSQVALVPNYVRLHGHYVDCFRYQLNLRKLKNAV; this is translated from the coding sequence GTGACAGTCACACTCAGATTACTTAGCGAGAAAGACAGCAACGCTCTGCTCGCGTTTGAGCTAGAGAATCGTCAGTGGTTTGAACGATTTATCGCACCAAGGGAGGCTTCTATGCTCTCCTCTGACGGCATTCTAGAACATATTGAGTTTTGCTTAGAAGAGTATGAGGAGAAGCGCCTGCTGCCGATGGTGGTGGTTGATAGCCAAGGTGAGATCCTCGGGCGGATTAATTTCCACGATGTGAAGTTTAACCAAGGGCAAGCGGCGCTGGGCTACCGATTCGCCAAACGCGCATGTGGCAAAGGGTTGGCGAGTGAAATGATAAAAGAAGGCATTGATACCGTCAGGGAAATTGGATTTCGACGTCTTGTCGCTGTTGCGGCGGTGGATAATTTGGCATCGCAACGAGTGCTGGAGAAGTGCGGTTTTTCTCAAGTTGCTTTAGTGCCAAACTATGTGCGATTGCATGGCCATTATGTGGATTGTTTTCGCTATCAATTGAACCTGCGTAAATTGAAAAATGCAGTTTAA
- a CDS encoding helix-turn-helix domain-containing protein: MRGTTPEYLLAALRQIIKSKGLTYRELSDRLGIPLSTFKRHLYSSNITLDKLIEYCREIDSTLDELQKIAVQLQTNDENYFNHTQDEVFFNHPELYDFYREIRHLRDKDGFRWMKDKYQLDDSTTYSYFRALEMLGLIKLTEDNKFSLVGPMYYRFADNSKLNKKYTETLKEQTTAYKDCVRIGFSRMNLTDDQLTAIGKTLAKEVLKYHSENMADGNFEVSDFKNVLLIASPHEPLMFSDGIGKLPNDFLNQIKEAIDKAGQKPSLAL, encoded by the coding sequence ATGCGAGGAACTACTCCCGAGTATCTGTTAGCCGCATTAAGGCAGATCATTAAGAGCAAAGGGCTAACGTATCGAGAGTTGTCTGACAGATTAGGAATTCCTCTTTCTACATTCAAACGCCATCTTTATAGCTCGAACATTACGCTTGATAAGTTGATTGAATACTGCCGAGAGATTGATTCTACCCTTGATGAGCTGCAGAAAATTGCAGTGCAGTTACAGACAAATGATGAAAACTACTTCAACCATACTCAGGATGAAGTGTTTTTTAACCATCCAGAACTTTATGATTTTTATAGAGAAATTCGTCATCTGCGCGACAAAGACGGTTTTCGCTGGATGAAAGATAAATATCAGTTAGATGACTCAACCACTTATTCCTACTTTCGCGCTCTGGAAATGTTGGGTTTGATTAAACTCACCGAAGACAACAAATTCAGCTTGGTTGGTCCGATGTATTACCGTTTTGCCGATAATTCAAAGTTGAACAAAAAGTACACCGAAACGCTGAAAGAGCAGACAACCGCTTACAAAGACTGTGTACGGATCGGCTTTTCGCGTATGAACCTGACGGATGATCAGCTTACTGCGATTGGCAAGACGTTAGCGAAAGAGGTGCTGAAGTATCACAGTGAGAATATGGCGGATGGTAATTTTGAAGTATCTGACTTTAAAAACGTGTTGTTAATTGCCAGCCCACATGAGCCTTTGATGTTCTCCGACGGCATCGGCAAGCTGCCTAATGATTTCCTCAATCAAATCAAAGAGGCGATTGATAAAGCTGGGCAAAAGCCAAGTTTGGCACTGTGA
- a CDS encoding zinc-dependent metalloprotease, with the protein MYRKLLLATMVSVALYGCGAEERAYEYEPRAAEQISKSSLDTESLWLYMPSTGAAPRYAATQRGFFQGTPKLVTLRFDQKNGIIAEEVDRDTLVDGKPSRYDSSINLAPVLKIPGEFQQYRCAEDQFDECTNKEELNTDASLKWEETTHFTPDYTGIKSLAVNTVDAWWTADNVTESADPRLVHWEYDADAGVINVEVERTFTADADDMYQFGSELEDLSFKTRFFYSLVKLDKLASKDYEVVHYPGRDSQRYGFFNQEKTPLSTNGEADLEGEKYRLINRFNPKKASIDYYLSDSYFTAEGREFLETTIKTIDHVNEVLAGTGVPTINIVNKETPAGKHPGDLRINMFNLITDPVDNGLLGYGPSATNPLTGEIVHAHVNQYAGVIRASAREMWRRLTVHYNRQEIARPTENDLDNNQTTTNDGNTAASEPAIMTFGGERVSNLVMAKNITNIRASLPMVAASEPRFDNGVVSWLRPDMQQEHSFNKQALSYAKQFQAYAEQNMYSDQFLWVSTQSKGLIKGIDYINGGYFDNTHLDPSQPDYADKVNTKLKAWEDLNADQRAQVTKQISQHIYTSTLVHELGHNLGLRHNFMGSMDKNNFYSEQEITALGYDKVPAYSSIMDYGASIFDELPTYGKYDIAALRFGYNRQAEVNTVDAQGEPTVAYASLDAIDAKVRQNYRDYPLGTLEALKEQLAKQDDSQPTQSVKNYYYCTDENTSSTTTCNRFDEGTNILELTKFRIQRYWDSYDYLNKRNGRDSFYESRLFGYTVARLNQFNEIREVVEDLGEIDYYFAQLKGEEEESYGQNVANFYTDNCQNASTRSRLPQGAQMICDTFDAALLAADFFVEVMAQPDHVCEIEVTTGSAQPLQLFSSLNDLWAQYGPDMSYKTTLPESCFDKDLVAKLASGSQPIKVLSETRDGRPYTDMKANNPNQIYSSAIDLMGIWPDKLLAAQALVQRNDWSSARDKSNMALMDVSDVRSGTKGTPVKMKEYLGYIGYGATSFRGPVFVDENGESVQTKTRYLPDLRSSIEMPTYFYGLKSYFQLSPTTVTPLFNALLTNLVAFGQADEYGLADSAQHLIDDISIRKPSLSVDLKGGYEFSWKTRNYMVTRRNGLAKNMALKAMFIDGRDEQLALLESSPYTVKQNLRFTQLGIRTQKDATLYMLRDTDTVNLLKSAVYFESLFRGTPFTPAKFAYDSSQKCYYPAKKSADEGCHNQDELLLAWQSIDENKDSDPEYLDALLDYSATQATEIAAQIADNPEHAKFYAIPAESIWLWSTGEYRRYRRAIEQLPLMD; encoded by the coding sequence ATGTATAGAAAGTTATTACTCGCCACTATGGTGTCTGTGGCATTGTATGGCTGTGGCGCAGAGGAACGCGCATATGAATACGAACCGAGAGCAGCTGAGCAGATCAGCAAAAGCTCTTTAGACACAGAATCACTTTGGCTTTATATGCCATCAACGGGTGCTGCTCCGCGCTATGCGGCCACACAACGTGGCTTCTTCCAAGGCACGCCAAAATTGGTCACCTTACGTTTTGACCAGAAGAACGGCATCATCGCCGAAGAAGTGGATCGTGATACCCTAGTCGATGGTAAACCGAGCCGCTACGACAGCAGCATCAACCTTGCTCCGGTGTTGAAGATCCCTGGCGAATTTCAACAGTATCGCTGTGCCGAAGATCAGTTTGATGAATGCACCAACAAAGAAGAGCTCAACACCGATGCGAGCTTAAAATGGGAAGAGACCACCCATTTCACGCCAGATTACACTGGCATTAAGTCGCTGGCCGTCAATACCGTCGATGCTTGGTGGACCGCAGACAACGTCACTGAGTCGGCCGATCCGCGCTTGGTCCATTGGGAGTACGATGCCGATGCTGGCGTGATTAACGTCGAAGTCGAACGGACTTTCACCGCCGATGCCGACGATATGTACCAGTTTGGTTCTGAACTAGAAGATCTCTCCTTCAAAACGCGCTTTTTCTACTCTTTGGTCAAGCTCGACAAGTTAGCCAGCAAAGATTATGAAGTCGTGCACTACCCCGGCCGCGACTCTCAGCGCTATGGCTTCTTTAACCAAGAAAAAACGCCGCTTTCAACCAATGGTGAAGCGGACTTAGAAGGTGAAAAATACCGCCTGATCAATCGTTTTAACCCGAAAAAAGCGTCGATCGATTACTACTTAAGTGACAGCTACTTCACGGCAGAGGGACGTGAGTTCCTAGAAACCACTATTAAAACTATCGATCATGTCAACGAAGTGCTTGCTGGAACGGGTGTGCCGACAATTAACATCGTCAATAAAGAGACACCAGCAGGTAAGCACCCTGGTGACTTGCGCATCAACATGTTTAACCTCATCACCGATCCGGTCGACAATGGTTTGCTCGGTTATGGCCCTTCAGCCACCAACCCGCTTACTGGCGAAATTGTTCATGCGCACGTCAATCAGTACGCTGGCGTTATCCGCGCCTCCGCTCGTGAAATGTGGCGTCGCCTGACGGTGCACTACAACCGTCAAGAGATTGCACGCCCGACTGAAAACGATCTCGATAATAACCAAACCACGACGAACGACGGCAATACTGCCGCTTCTGAACCAGCGATAATGACCTTTGGCGGCGAGCGCGTTTCTAACTTGGTCATGGCGAAAAACATCACCAATATCAGAGCGTCACTTCCTATGGTCGCGGCCAGCGAACCTCGTTTCGATAATGGAGTCGTCTCTTGGCTTCGTCCAGATATGCAGCAGGAACACAGCTTTAACAAGCAGGCCCTAAGCTATGCGAAGCAGTTTCAAGCGTACGCTGAGCAGAACATGTATTCTGATCAGTTCCTTTGGGTGAGCACTCAATCGAAAGGGTTAATTAAGGGCATTGATTATATCAACGGCGGTTACTTTGATAACACGCATTTGGATCCTTCACAGCCAGATTACGCCGACAAGGTCAATACTAAGCTCAAAGCGTGGGAAGATCTCAACGCAGATCAGCGAGCGCAAGTGACCAAACAGATTTCGCAGCACATTTATACCTCGACCTTAGTCCACGAACTTGGCCACAACCTCGGTTTACGCCATAACTTTATGGGTTCAATGGACAAGAACAACTTCTACAGCGAGCAAGAAATCACCGCACTTGGCTATGATAAGGTCCCCGCTTACAGTTCGATCATGGATTACGGCGCTTCGATTTTTGACGAACTGCCAACCTATGGTAAGTACGACATCGCTGCACTGCGTTTCGGGTACAATCGCCAAGCCGAAGTGAATACCGTTGATGCTCAAGGTGAGCCGACTGTCGCATACGCCAGCTTAGACGCCATTGACGCTAAAGTGCGTCAGAACTACCGTGATTACCCACTCGGTACTTTGGAAGCGCTCAAAGAGCAGTTGGCAAAACAAGACGATAGCCAACCGACTCAAAGCGTTAAAAACTACTACTACTGTACTGATGAAAACACCAGCAGCACGACCACCTGTAACCGCTTTGATGAAGGGACCAATATCCTTGAGTTGACCAAGTTCCGCATTCAGCGTTACTGGGACAGTTACGACTACCTCAACAAACGTAATGGCCGAGATAGCTTTTATGAGAGTAGATTGTTCGGCTACACGGTGGCTCGCCTTAACCAGTTCAATGAGATCCGTGAAGTGGTTGAGGATCTTGGTGAAATCGACTACTACTTTGCCCAGCTAAAAGGCGAAGAGGAAGAGAGTTACGGGCAAAACGTAGCGAATTTCTACACCGACAACTGTCAAAATGCATCAACTCGCAGTCGATTGCCACAAGGTGCACAAATGATTTGTGACACCTTTGATGCAGCCTTATTAGCGGCAGATTTCTTTGTTGAAGTGATGGCACAGCCCGATCATGTTTGCGAAATTGAGGTCACCACTGGCAGCGCTCAGCCGTTACAGCTATTTTCCTCATTAAATGATTTGTGGGCGCAATACGGTCCAGACATGAGCTATAAAACCACGCTACCAGAATCTTGTTTCGACAAGGACTTGGTCGCTAAATTGGCAAGTGGTTCTCAACCGATCAAGGTATTATCAGAGACCCGTGATGGCCGCCCATACACGGATATGAAAGCCAACAACCCCAACCAGATTTACTCATCAGCAATCGATTTGATGGGGATCTGGCCAGACAAATTGCTGGCAGCGCAGGCACTGGTGCAAAGGAATGATTGGAGTAGCGCGCGTGACAAATCCAATATGGCGCTGATGGATGTTTCCGACGTTCGCAGCGGCACCAAAGGTACGCCAGTGAAGATGAAAGAGTACCTGGGCTACATAGGCTACGGTGCGACCAGCTTCCGCGGCCCGGTATTTGTTGACGAGAATGGTGAGAGTGTCCAAACCAAGACACGTTACCTACCAGATTTACGTAGCTCCATTGAAATGCCAACATATTTTTACGGCCTGAAGAGTTATTTCCAGTTGTCACCAACCACAGTGACACCATTGTTTAATGCATTGCTGACCAACTTGGTGGCGTTCGGACAGGCAGATGAGTACGGATTAGCCGACAGCGCTCAACATCTGATTGATGATATTTCAATCAGAAAGCCAAGCTTGTCTGTTGACCTAAAAGGCGGTTATGAATTTAGCTGGAAAACGCGTAACTACATGGTGACACGTCGCAACGGTTTAGCCAAAAACATGGCGCTTAAAGCGATGTTCATTGACGGACGTGACGAGCAACTGGCACTTCTGGAGAGTTCACCTTACACCGTGAAGCAAAACTTGCGTTTCACTCAGTTAGGCATTCGTACGCAAAAAGACGCCACTTTGTATATGCTGCGTGATACTGACACAGTAAACCTTCTAAAATCAGCCGTTTATTTTGAATCGCTGTTTAGAGGCACCCCTTTCACCCCAGCTAAATTCGCCTACGATAGTAGCCAAAAATGCTACTACCCAGCGAAGAAAAGTGCCGATGAAGGCTGCCATAACCAGGATGAGCTACTGCTTGCTTGGCAGAGCATTGATGAGAATAAAGATAGCGATCCGGAGTACTTGGACGCTCTACTTGACTACTCAGCAACTCAGGCAACGGAAATCGCTGCACAGATCGCAGACAACCCTGAGCATGCCAAGTTCTACGCTATCCCAGCAGAAAGCATCTGGCTATGGAGCACAGGCGAGTACCGTCGTTACCGCCGCGCCATTGAGCAGTTGCCTTTGATGGACTAA
- a CDS encoding TetR/AcrR family transcriptional regulator, producing MFNFGCKKSDERKECAFSSIKTKKQQAIADREVELILLAKGIVQKEGFANLTMDKLTAASSYSKGTIYNHFCSKEDVVLALCIHSLKNEAMFFNRTAAFEGSTREKMIAMHVGFRIYARLEPILSTCAIMAKTPWVLEKASPSRVSELNELEERMIDGADALVSHAVAIGDLKFSPAIGSDAIVFANWSIAFGSNALTQNASNSRCINRLQDPFTVLHNANMLLDGLGWKPLSSEWDYRKTWRRVEQELFAEELAYLESVGR from the coding sequence ATGTTTAACTTTGGCTGTAAGAAAAGCGATGAACGTAAAGAGTGTGCCTTTTCGTCAATCAAGACGAAAAAGCAACAAGCGATCGCCGATAGAGAAGTTGAATTGATCCTGCTGGCGAAAGGCATTGTGCAGAAGGAAGGTTTTGCCAACCTGACGATGGACAAGTTGACCGCGGCAAGCTCGTATTCGAAAGGGACAATCTACAACCATTTTTGCAGTAAAGAGGACGTAGTTCTGGCTTTATGTATCCATTCTTTAAAGAATGAAGCGATGTTTTTTAACCGCACAGCCGCTTTTGAAGGGTCGACGCGGGAAAAAATGATTGCGATGCATGTAGGCTTTCGCATTTACGCACGGTTGGAGCCCATCTTATCTACCTGCGCGATCATGGCGAAAACGCCATGGGTACTGGAGAAAGCGTCTCCAAGTCGAGTCAGTGAACTCAATGAGTTGGAAGAGCGGATGATCGATGGCGCGGATGCGCTCGTCAGTCATGCGGTAGCCATCGGGGATTTAAAGTTCTCTCCTGCGATTGGTTCGGATGCGATTGTGTTTGCTAACTGGTCGATTGCGTTTGGTTCTAATGCGTTAACGCAGAATGCATCAAACAGCCGTTGTATCAATCGTTTGCAAGATCCGTTTACCGTGCTTCACAATGCGAACATGCTGCTAGACGGGCTGGGTTGGAAACCACTTTCTAGCGAATGGGACTACCGCAAAACCTGGAGAAGGGTGGAGCAGGAGCTATTCGCTGAAGAGTTGGCTTACTTAGAATCTGTCGGACGTTAG